In Candidatus Hydrogenedentota bacterium, a genomic segment contains:
- a CDS encoding sigma-70 family RNA polymerase sigma factor — MSKQEHIANDLLVLRAQDGDAGAMEQLVDAWQSRLWAFARVLTRDDAEAWDVLQEAWLAVVSGLRHLHDPSRFRPWIFRIVRHKATDRIRMRQRQRRLESEQMERVASERTYADTDMRDMLGALPDQSGSLLALHYLEGFDYEELAAILEVPLGTVKSRLYKARQDLKTMLEQGHG, encoded by the coding sequence ATGAGCAAGCAGGAACACATAGCCAACGATTTGCTGGTTCTGCGGGCGCAGGACGGCGATGCAGGCGCAATGGAACAGCTTGTGGATGCGTGGCAATCGCGGTTGTGGGCATTTGCACGGGTGTTGACGCGAGATGATGCGGAAGCCTGGGACGTGCTGCAAGAAGCCTGGCTGGCCGTGGTGAGCGGCTTGCGGCACTTGCACGACCCCTCGCGGTTTCGTCCGTGGATTTTTCGAATTGTGCGGCACAAAGCCACCGACCGGATACGCATGCGGCAACGCCAGCGCAGACTCGAAAGCGAACAGATGGAGCGGGTTGCGAGTGAGAGAACCTATGCAGACACCGATATGCGCGACATGCTGGGCGCGCTGCCCGATCAGAGCGGCAGTCTTCTGGCGCTCCATTATCTCGAAGGCTTCGACTACGAGGAACTCGCCGCGATACTCGAGGTGCCACTCGGCACCGTGAAGTCGCGCCTGTATAAGGCAAGGCAAGACCTCAAAACCATGTTGGAACAGGGCCATGGATGA